Proteins found in one Sporosarcina sp. FSL K6-3457 genomic segment:
- a CDS encoding EAL domain-containing protein: MLTGIKDISSISLPLEETFCISITDSNGTITYVNQLFCDLSKYSQEELIGQNYGLVNPDYTAEKFVSEMEKVFTTNKVWQRQLKNFAKDKSPYWVYATTFPIHGEDGKITQFISLDIAITAKVIANESYEQTLERLLTIENALDQSAAIAVTNRQGVISYVNDNFCKLSKYTAQELIGQTHRIVNSNFHPKSFFKDLWQTISSGEIWKGEIKNRAKDGKEYWVSTTIVPFLDTDGKPYQYIAIRTDISDRKSAEQALEIALKNDFRLTVKNLQNAIFKYTVNQNNKIIFTLFEGKTAEKFGITAENVTSNQLQHIYSEDELKQFTYYFRTALQGKATQFELPFLNQTFLIYLSPIFENDAVIEVVGTATDITKHKEAEKLVEHMAYYDHLTGLPNRRVFQKKVNEVLEHSEKADETFAIMFIDLDRFKNINDSMGHSIGDQLLILVGERLRHCVRKEDIVARLGGDEYVILLPSAPASITEAAASRIVEEMSKPFIIHNHEIFVSSSVGISLFPKDGNDYDTLMTNADSAMYLVKDNGKNNFQFFTEKLHRDMIEKTMIESELRQALKKNQFELHYQPLFNLQSGALTGLEALIRWQHPTLGTIAPSRFIPIAEETGLIIPIGQWVLETACAQMKKWQMVGFPHLKVSVNISFQEFKQPLFAAQLTEIVAKTGLQTECLNLDITESTIYDKANCEITLRQLRDLGVSVSIDDFGTGYFSLSHLTTFPITHLKIDQAFIQRLNSGDQAVIKTIITLAKNLHLTVIAEGVETVEQEHFLQQLQCDEVQGYLYSKPLSTEQVEEFLRNNR; encoded by the coding sequence GGAAAAGGTATTTACTACAAACAAAGTATGGCAACGACAGCTGAAAAACTTTGCTAAAGACAAATCGCCTTACTGGGTATATGCAACGACTTTCCCCATACATGGAGAGGACGGAAAAATCACTCAATTTATATCCTTAGATATTGCTATTACAGCTAAAGTGATTGCCAATGAATCATACGAGCAAACGCTTGAAAGGCTTCTAACTATTGAAAATGCACTTGACCAGTCTGCCGCAATTGCAGTCACTAATCGCCAAGGGGTTATCTCATACGTCAACGATAACTTTTGTAAACTGTCAAAGTATACAGCACAGGAACTAATTGGGCAAACACACCGAATTGTCAATTCAAACTTTCATCCAAAAAGCTTTTTCAAAGATTTATGGCAAACAATCAGCAGCGGGGAGATTTGGAAAGGTGAAATTAAAAATCGGGCAAAGGACGGCAAGGAATATTGGGTAAGCACGACAATCGTCCCTTTCCTAGATACGGATGGAAAACCCTATCAATACATCGCCATCCGGACAGATATCTCAGATAGAAAAAGTGCAGAACAAGCGCTTGAAATAGCTCTAAAAAATGACTTTCGCCTAACTGTAAAGAATCTTCAAAATGCCATTTTCAAATATACTGTAAATCAAAATAATAAAATTATATTTACACTTTTCGAAGGAAAAACAGCTGAAAAGTTTGGCATTACTGCGGAGAACGTTACATCAAATCAACTTCAACATATCTATTCTGAAGATGAGCTCAAGCAATTCACATATTATTTTAGGACTGCACTTCAAGGGAAAGCGACACAATTTGAACTACCTTTTCTTAATCAAACATTTCTTATTTACTTATCACCCATTTTTGAAAATGATGCCGTTATAGAAGTTGTCGGTACGGCAACAGACATTACAAAGCATAAAGAGGCCGAAAAACTAGTTGAGCATATGGCCTATTACGACCATTTGACTGGCTTACCTAATCGACGTGTATTCCAAAAGAAAGTGAACGAGGTCCTTGAACACTCCGAAAAGGCAGATGAAACATTTGCCATCATGTTCATCGATCTTGATCGCTTTAAAAACATTAATGATTCGATGGGACATTCGATTGGGGATCAACTACTCATTTTAGTCGGGGAAAGGCTTCGACATTGTGTCCGTAAAGAGGATATTGTCGCGCGGCTTGGCGGAGACGAGTATGTTATTTTATTACCTTCCGCGCCAGCTTCTATAACAGAAGCGGCGGCTTCAAGAATCGTTGAAGAAATGTCCAAACCCTTTATCATTCATAATCATGAAATATTTGTAAGTTCAAGTGTCGGAATCAGCCTATTCCCGAAAGACGGAAATGATTATGATACGTTAATGACAAATGCTGATTCAGCCATGTATTTAGTAAAGGATAATGGCAAAAATAATTTTCAATTTTTCACGGAGAAATTGCATCGTGATATGATCGAGAAAACGATGATTGAATCAGAGCTCCGGCAAGCGCTAAAGAAAAATCAATTTGAACTTCATTACCAACCATTATTTAATTTACAATCAGGGGCATTGACTGGATTGGAAGCACTTATTCGATGGCAACATCCAACACTGGGGACGATTGCTCCCTCTCGATTTATTCCCATCGCTGAAGAGACAGGATTAATTATACCGATTGGACAGTGGGTGCTCGAAACCGCATGTGCACAAATGAAAAAGTGGCAGATGGTTGGCTTTCCTCACTTAAAAGTAAGTGTGAATATTTCCTTTCAGGAGTTTAAGCAACCCCTTTTCGCCGCACAGCTAACAGAAATAGTAGCCAAAACCGGACTACAAACCGAATGCCTTAACTTGGATATCACGGAGAGCACGATATATGACAAAGCAAACTGTGAAATCACGCTTCGACAGCTTAGAGACCTTGGTGTAAGTGTCAGTATTGATGACTTTGGAACCGGCTACTTTTCACTTAGCCACTTAACAACATTTCCGATTACCCACTTAAAAATTGACCAAGCCTTTATACAAAGGCTCAATTCAGGTGATCAGGCAGTTATCAAAACGATTATTACCCTAGCAAAAAATCTACATTTGACGGTCATTGCAGAAGGTGTTGAAACAGTTGAACAAGAACACTTCTTACAACAATTACAGTGCGATGAAGTACAAGGCTACCTGTATTCCAAACCACTTTCTACTGAACAAGTCGAAGAGTTTTTACGCAACAATCGATAG
- a CDS encoding class I SAM-dependent methyltransferase — protein MNDKDYDRLLRIKTVGTREWQNQSSHYNRYEATPYLALDELFDDYELERTDGVVDFGCGKGRLAFYLHNRFQVSVTGIEMSVQLYQEALENQASYREKTRGSNDTVRFECCLAEDYKVESTDNRFYFFNPFSIQIFRKVIDTILRSVEKQKRAVDIVLYYPTADYIQFLENRTPFELLKEVKVPGLYDRNDNERFLVFRLGEGEYEQAQST, from the coding sequence ATGAATGACAAAGACTACGATCGCTTGTTGCGCATCAAAACGGTGGGCACACGAGAGTGGCAAAATCAGTCGTCCCATTATAATCGTTATGAGGCAACGCCTTATTTGGCATTAGATGAATTATTCGATGACTATGAACTGGAAAGAACAGATGGGGTCGTAGATTTTGGCTGTGGTAAAGGGCGGCTGGCGTTTTACCTGCATAACCGTTTCCAAGTATCAGTGACAGGGATTGAAATGAGCGTGCAGCTGTATCAAGAGGCGCTTGAAAATCAGGCAAGTTATAGGGAGAAGACGAGGGGGAGCAATGACACTGTTCGTTTTGAATGTTGTCTGGCGGAGGACTATAAAGTAGAGTCGACGGACAACCGATTTTACTTTTTTAATCCATTTTCCATTCAGATCTTTAGGAAGGTTATTGATACGATTTTACGTTCAGTTGAGAAACAAAAGCGGGCAGTGGATATTGTCCTCTATTATCCAACGGCTGATTATATCCAGTTTCTTGAAAACAGAACACCTTTTGAATTGTTAAAAGAAGTGAAAGTTCCTGGACTTTATGACCGAAATGATAATGAGCGCTTTTTAGTATTTCGGTTGGGGGAAGGTGAATATGAACAGGCACAGTCTACCTAA
- a CDS encoding HAD family hydrolase — MKLIAIDLDGTLLSENGTISEANKEAILEVQKQGDIVAISSGRALPDVEEILRPTGIVCPIMTGNGAVSYYKGQEIQRFSIPTQVVEEVVGILEKSEVHYELYTAQGIFNRLGGKELLGKEIEQAAEELTGWVGEMMHHYLDHTYDLNETLSTTAYQTPDIAHLNVYKLLVLSLDDGKLSQLREEFAGRDDLYVTSSGSMNLELGHPDAGKGSALQFMANYLDIPLENTVAIGDNYNDITMFEVAGISIAMGNAEQQLKEMSTHITKHHNEDGVAYALRTYILQK; from the coding sequence TTGAAATTAATTGCGATTGATCTAGATGGTACATTATTATCGGAAAACGGTACGATTAGTGAAGCAAACAAAGAAGCCATTTTAGAGGTGCAAAAACAAGGAGATATCGTTGCAATATCTTCTGGACGTGCCTTGCCTGATGTGGAAGAAATTCTTCGACCTACGGGGATTGTATGTCCGATTATGACCGGAAATGGTGCTGTTTCTTATTATAAAGGGCAAGAGATTCAGCGTTTTTCAATTCCGACCCAAGTGGTTGAGGAAGTTGTTGGGATTCTCGAAAAGAGTGAGGTTCACTATGAGCTGTACACTGCACAAGGTATTTTCAATCGACTAGGCGGTAAGGAATTACTGGGGAAAGAGATTGAACAGGCCGCAGAAGAGCTTACGGGCTGGGTGGGTGAAATGATGCACCATTATCTCGATCATACATATGATTTGAATGAAACATTGTCTACGACAGCTTACCAAACCCCTGATATTGCACACTTGAATGTCTATAAGCTATTAGTGCTATCATTAGATGATGGTAAGTTAAGTCAGCTGCGTGAAGAGTTTGCCGGAAGAGACGATCTCTATGTCACTTCATCAGGAAGTATGAATTTGGAATTGGGTCATCCTGATGCGGGTAAAGGTAGTGCTTTACAGTTTATGGCTAACTATTTAGATATTCCTTTAGAAAATACGGTTGCCATTGGGGATAATTATAATGATATAACAATGTTTGAAGTTGCTGGGATAAGTATTGCAATGGGCAATGCGGAACAGCAGTTGAAAGAGATGAGTACGCATATTACGAAGCATCATAATGAAGATGGTGTCGCTTATGCTTTACGGACGTATATTTTACAGAAGTGA
- a CDS encoding ABC transporter ATP-binding protein, which translates to MDYGGKRVLNGVNLEVAKGQIIGYIGPNGAGKSTTVKIMLGLIDTYQGKVEIFGQDIASGEPSYKRKIGYVPENAEAYDNLTASEYLIFTAELYGMSREHAEEKAAKLMHEFDLGDVMNTRLSSFSKGMKQKVLIISSLLHDPVLLFLDEPLSGLDANSMMVIQEILAQLAAQGKTIFYSSHIMDLVEKISNRIVLLVKGEIVADGSFEELQEMSDEGTLAEIFNQLTGFTDHKSRAEKFVSIVRGENAHA; encoded by the coding sequence ATGGATTATGGCGGGAAACGGGTGTTAAATGGTGTCAATTTGGAAGTAGCTAAAGGGCAAATTATTGGCTATATTGGTCCTAATGGTGCGGGGAAGAGTACGACTGTTAAAATTATGCTGGGGCTTATTGATACGTATCAGGGGAAGGTAGAGATTTTTGGTCAAGATATTGCTTCGGGTGAACCTTCTTACAAACGAAAAATCGGTTATGTTCCGGAAAATGCAGAGGCTTATGATAATTTGACTGCGAGTGAGTATTTGATTTTTACAGCTGAGCTTTATGGAATGAGTCGGGAGCATGCGGAAGAAAAAGCGGCAAAGCTCATGCATGAATTTGACTTGGGCGACGTCATGAATACGAGGCTATCCTCATTTTCAAAAGGAATGAAGCAGAAAGTTTTAATCATTTCGAGCCTACTGCACGATCCTGTTTTATTATTTTTAGATGAACCGTTAAGTGGGTTAGATGCCAATAGTATGATGGTGATTCAGGAGATATTGGCACAGCTCGCAGCGCAAGGGAAAACGATTTTTTATTCGTCACATATTATGGATTTAGTCGAGAAGATTAGTAATCGTATTGTTTTACTTGTGAAGGGTGAGATTGTAGCGGATGGTAGCTTTGAGGAGTTACAGGAAATGAGTGATGAAGGAACACTTGCGGAGATATTCAATCAATTGACTGGATTTACGGATCATAAAAGTAGGGCAGAGAAGTTTGTGTCGATTGTGCGAGGGGAAAATGCGCATGCGTGA
- a CDS encoding cation:dicarboxylate symporter family transporter has translation MKKKFKFTLAYQILAGLFLGIAIGAIFYGNPAVETYLQPLGTIFINMIKMIVVPIIVSTLIVGVAGTGDIKQLGKLGGKTLLYFEIVTTIAIIVGLLAANIFKPGVGIDMSELTKGDISQYVQTTEEVQDRGIMDIVVGIVPTNIIQSMGEGDMLAIIFFSVLFGLGIAAIGDRGKPVLAFFQGTADAMFWVTNLIMKFAPIGVFALIGVTVSKFGLKSLIPLGKLAILVYATMAFFIIVVLGVIAKMAGTSVFRLMKVLKDELILAYSTSSSETVLPKVMQKMEKFGCPKDIVSFVIPTGYSFNLDGSTLYQALAAIFIAQMYGIELSLTQQITLMLVLMVTSKGIAGVPGVSFVVLLATLGTVGIPLEGLAFVAGIDRILDMARTVVNVVGNSLATVVISKWEGRFESEKEEKYFTSTEERLA, from the coding sequence ATGAAGAAAAAGTTTAAATTTACTTTAGCATATCAAATACTCGCAGGACTATTTTTAGGAATTGCGATAGGGGCCATTTTTTACGGAAATCCTGCAGTGGAAACCTATTTACAGCCATTAGGTACGATTTTTATCAATATGATTAAAATGATTGTTGTTCCGATTATCGTTTCAACATTAATTGTTGGCGTTGCTGGAACTGGAGATATCAAGCAACTAGGTAAACTCGGCGGGAAAACACTGCTTTACTTTGAAATTGTTACGACAATCGCGATTATTGTGGGTTTGTTAGCAGCAAATATTTTCAAGCCAGGTGTGGGCATCGATATGTCCGAGCTTACGAAGGGTGATATTTCACAATACGTTCAAACGACTGAAGAAGTGCAGGATAGGGGCATTATGGATATCGTTGTTGGTATTGTACCAACAAATATTATTCAATCGATGGGCGAAGGCGATATGTTGGCAATCATCTTTTTCTCTGTTCTGTTTGGTTTAGGAATTGCAGCGATTGGTGATCGAGGAAAGCCAGTGTTGGCATTTTTCCAAGGAACTGCGGACGCCATGTTCTGGGTTACAAATTTGATTATGAAATTTGCACCGATTGGTGTATTTGCACTCATTGGTGTCACCGTCTCGAAATTTGGTTTGAAATCATTAATACCACTTGGGAAGTTGGCCATACTCGTTTATGCAACGATGGCATTCTTTATTATTGTTGTCTTAGGTGTTATTGCGAAAATGGCAGGTACGAGTGTTTTCCGTCTGATGAAAGTGTTGAAAGACGAATTAATCTTGGCTTACTCGACATCAAGTTCAGAAACGGTGTTGCCAAAAGTTATGCAAAAGATGGAGAAGTTCGGTTGTCCGAAAGATATCGTCTCCTTTGTCATTCCGACCGGGTACTCGTTTAACTTGGACGGATCGACTTTGTATCAGGCATTAGCCGCGATTTTCATTGCGCAAATGTATGGTATTGAATTGAGCCTTACACAGCAAATTACGTTAATGTTAGTTTTAATGGTGACGTCAAAAGGAATTGCGGGTGTCCCAGGCGTTTCGTTCGTCGTTCTACTTGCGACGTTGGGAACTGTCGGTATTCCACTTGAAGGCCTTGCGTTCGTGGCGGGAATTGACCGGATCCTAGATATGGCACGTACGGTTGTGAACGTTGTCGGTAACTCGCTGGCGACGGTCGTCATATCGAAGTGGGAAGGGCGCTTTGAATCTGAGAAAGAGGAGAAATACTTTACTTCTACTGAAGAAAGACTGGCATGA
- a CDS encoding response regulator, producing the protein MRYFIVDDDMASRRMLEKVITEGELGIVVGKAESGVKALSSILSLQPDIVLIDLLMPGLDGIETMEQLKGQGFPGQFIMISQIVNKEMVEEAYEQGVEFFIHKPINRVEVQSILKKTAEKFRLQASLMAIRESLAHIGTTTQAPRPRSVKEVVLAILNDMGIIGEVGSDDIVMIIEILMSRRDKGAQLPPLKELYEAVARKIGNVDIAKESKAIEQRIRRTLLTAVNNLASLGVVDYTTAEFEYYAPRYFDFQEIRSRMKQIEENRHEPIKVKINSKKFIQVLYLETEDKFMQS; encoded by the coding sequence CTGCGTTATTTTATAGTGGATGATGACATGGCCAGTCGTAGAATGCTGGAGAAAGTTATTACAGAAGGAGAGCTCGGCATTGTCGTTGGTAAGGCTGAAAGTGGTGTGAAGGCTCTTTCTTCCATTCTTTCATTGCAGCCTGATATTGTGTTGATTGATTTACTCATGCCGGGGCTGGATGGTATTGAAACGATGGAACAATTGAAGGGGCAAGGTTTCCCTGGGCAATTCATCATGATTTCTCAAATTGTCAATAAAGAAATGGTAGAAGAAGCTTATGAACAAGGTGTGGAATTTTTTATTCATAAACCGATAAACCGTGTGGAAGTACAGAGCATTTTAAAAAAGACTGCGGAAAAATTTCGTTTACAAGCTTCGTTAATGGCAATTCGAGAGTCATTAGCCCATATAGGGACGACTACTCAAGCACCAAGACCACGAAGTGTGAAAGAAGTTGTTTTAGCGATTTTGAACGATATGGGGATTATTGGGGAAGTGGGCAGCGACGATATCGTTATGATCATTGAGATTCTAATGAGCCGAAGAGATAAGGGAGCACAGTTACCGCCGTTAAAAGAGTTATATGAAGCTGTTGCACGTAAAATAGGCAATGTAGATATTGCGAAAGAAAGCAAAGCGATTGAGCAACGAATTCGGAGAACGCTTCTTACGGCTGTTAATAATTTGGCATCGCTAGGGGTAGTGGATTATACGACTGCAGAGTTTGAGTATTATGCACCGCGTTATTTTGACTTTCAAGAAATACGGAGTCGAATGAAACAAATTGAAGAAAATCGCCATGAGCCCATAAAAGTGAAGATAAATAGCAAAAAATTTATTCAAGTATTGTATCTTGAAACAGAAGATAAATTCATGCAGTCATAA
- a CDS encoding ATP-binding protein, with product MQKKIFKQKLNRLDGIALVLTAVLTAVAGEFKVIPFNGEVFRFGLGSIAYFLLILIRTPKSFIQTGFVTGVTVVCFRLFGDMMLDEFQLSISLKNHLPSFMFYFLFACGLSIINIEKYKTFPLLLGTWGVILEFVGNGAEFLLRDWLLHREGLGLRDWTLIGGVALFRSYFVVGLYSSITISEQKKRVQEMLGVGSELYAETLYLQKSMNHIEQITASSHDLYRKLKKQNLQELSVQALAITQEIHEVKKDSQRILSGLTKITTEKRNDVFLLSDLLGFVVTANKKYSELLKKNITFHLSVSIEFETDQHIPLLALLNNLMANAVESIKDMGEIHFELYEDAGCVCIQIKDTGKGIPIEDVPIIFEPGYTTKFNDQGAAATGIGLSHVKEIIQTLEGEIQIEVPEQGTIFHISIPFHIIRK from the coding sequence ATGCAGAAAAAAATATTTAAACAAAAATTAAATAGATTAGATGGAATTGCGTTGGTGTTGACGGCTGTACTGACGGCGGTTGCTGGTGAATTTAAAGTGATTCCTTTCAATGGTGAGGTGTTCCGTTTTGGATTGGGGAGTATCGCCTACTTTTTGTTGATTTTGATTAGAACGCCGAAGTCTTTTATACAAACGGGGTTTGTAACGGGGGTAACAGTCGTTTGCTTTCGTCTCTTCGGGGATATGATGCTCGATGAATTTCAGTTATCGATCAGTTTAAAAAATCACTTGCCATCTTTTATGTTTTATTTTCTATTCGCATGTGGGTTAAGTATCATTAATATAGAGAAGTATAAAACGTTCCCATTGCTTTTAGGTACTTGGGGTGTGATATTAGAGTTTGTCGGAAATGGTGCGGAGTTTCTACTGCGGGATTGGCTATTACACCGTGAGGGATTAGGTTTACGGGATTGGACATTGATTGGCGGAGTGGCGCTATTTCGCAGTTACTTTGTTGTAGGCTTGTACAGCTCCATTACCATTTCAGAGCAAAAGAAGCGCGTACAAGAAATGCTTGGTGTTGGTTCCGAATTGTATGCAGAAACACTGTATTTACAAAAGTCGATGAATCATATTGAACAAATTACAGCGTCGAGCCATGACTTATATCGGAAATTAAAAAAGCAAAACCTGCAGGAGTTAAGTGTACAAGCATTGGCGATTACACAGGAAATCCATGAAGTAAAAAAGGATTCACAACGTATTTTATCGGGACTTACGAAAATTACAACCGAAAAAAGAAATGACGTATTTTTACTTTCTGATTTACTTGGCTTCGTTGTGACAGCCAATAAAAAATACAGTGAGCTATTAAAAAAGAATATTACTTTTCATTTGTCAGTATCCATTGAATTTGAAACGGACCAACATATCCCACTGCTCGCGTTGTTGAATAATCTTATGGCCAACGCAGTTGAATCTATTAAGGATATGGGCGAGATTCATTTTGAACTATATGAGGACGCAGGATGTGTTTGTATACAGATTAAGGATACCGGCAAAGGCATTCCAATTGAGGATGTTCCGATCATTTTTGAGCCGGGCTATACAACAAAGTTTAATGACCAGGGTGCTGCTGCGACGGGAATCGGCCTGTCTCATGTGAAGGAAATTATTCAGACATTGGAAGGCGAGATTCAAATTGAAGTACCGGAACAAGGAACGATTTTTCACATTTCGATTCCGTTTCATATCATTCGAAAGTGA
- a CDS encoding LysR family transcriptional regulator, translating to MVSKLDLYKVFCQVAMSKSFSKAAKELYMTQPAVSQSVMQLEKELATRLFNRTPRGVSLTNEGSLLFEYANSAINLLRVGEEKILEFKNLTAGELKIGVGDTISRYFLLPFLEFFHNGYPNIKFKIINGTTVELCTTLKSGGVDIAICNLPIDDHTLEVRPCFDVQDTFVYGEKFKKILAKPLSLDELVKLPLIFLEPQSNSRKYVEDFMIARGIQFSPEFELGSHELLLEFAKINLGIACVTKEFSQEYLTNGLLSEVQLLEEIPKRSIGVCFLKSVPLSPASTRFVEILENKRF from the coding sequence GTGGTAAGTAAACTAGATTTATATAAAGTTTTTTGTCAAGTAGCCATGAGTAAAAGTTTTTCCAAGGCAGCAAAAGAGCTGTATATGACACAACCAGCGGTCAGCCAATCCGTTATGCAGCTAGAAAAAGAATTGGCTACACGCCTTTTTAATCGAACACCTAGGGGCGTGTCTTTAACAAATGAAGGTAGCCTGCTATTTGAATATGCTAATTCGGCCATTAACTTATTGCGTGTTGGAGAAGAAAAAATTTTAGAGTTTAAGAATTTAACGGCAGGCGAATTAAAAATTGGTGTAGGTGATACCATTTCAAGGTACTTTTTACTGCCTTTTTTAGAGTTTTTTCATAATGGTTACCCCAATATTAAGTTTAAAATTATTAATGGAACAACCGTGGAGCTCTGTACGACGTTAAAATCAGGTGGGGTAGATATTGCAATTTGTAACTTGCCCATTGATGACCATACATTGGAAGTAAGACCTTGTTTTGATGTCCAGGATACGTTTGTTTACGGAGAAAAGTTTAAAAAGATATTAGCAAAGCCATTAAGTCTGGATGAATTAGTGAAATTGCCTTTAATATTTCTTGAACCACAATCAAATTCAAGAAAATATGTAGAGGACTTTATGATAGCACGTGGTATACAGTTTTCACCAGAATTTGAATTAGGTTCACATGAACTATTATTAGAGTTTGCGAAAATCAATTTAGGCATTGCTTGCGTGACGAAAGAATTTTCCCAAGAGTATTTAACAAATGGGTTGTTATCTGAAGTCCAACTGCTCGAAGAGATCCCTAAAAGGAGTATTGGTGTATGCTTTTTGAAAAGTGTACCGCTATCACCAGCTTCTACACGGTTTGTAGAGATTTTGGAGAATAAGCGGTTTTGA